In Sphingomonas sp. G-3-2-10, a single window of DNA contains:
- a CDS encoding sterol desaturase family protein translates to MDALAPVIDHLASAAPCWAFAFAFMTALELLLPRSRTSIRGRLSGLLFWAIFLPVNALGLALFREIWALIGIHPLITLPLTMSWTGALAWIAAPIAGAVVGDFFFYWFHRAQHRWFWRYHAVHHSIRELSAVNAFHHISEPIFYSLLFIIPTSLILSDTGPVAPLMTVILFLHSSYIHSPAAIDFGPLRSALVDNRFHRIHHSLEEKHFDHNFGAFTTIWDRLFRTAWFPAKDEWPDTGLAEVDQPRTVGEWLTLPGRYDAGSVVDPLADEVPA, encoded by the coding sequence ATGGATGCGCTCGCTCCCGTTATCGATCATCTCGCCAGCGCGGCGCCGTGCTGGGCGTTTGCGTTCGCCTTCATGACCGCGCTTGAGCTGCTGCTGCCGCGCAGCAGAACGTCGATCCGCGGGCGGCTGTCCGGATTGCTGTTCTGGGCGATCTTCCTGCCGGTCAATGCGCTGGGGCTCGCGCTGTTTCGCGAGATCTGGGCGCTGATCGGCATCCATCCGCTGATCACCCTGCCGTTGACGATGAGCTGGACCGGGGCGCTGGCCTGGATCGCCGCGCCGATCGCAGGTGCGGTGGTGGGCGACTTTTTCTTCTACTGGTTCCACCGCGCCCAGCATCGCTGGTTCTGGCGCTACCACGCGGTGCATCACTCGATCCGCGAGCTGAGTGCGGTCAATGCCTTCCACCATATCAGCGAGCCGATCTTCTACTCGCTCCTGTTCATCATACCGACCAGCCTGATCCTCTCCGATACCGGGCCGGTCGCGCCGCTGATGACGGTGATCCTGTTCCTCCATTCGAGCTATATCCACTCGCCCGCCGCGATCGATTTCGGACCGTTGCGCAGCGCGCTCGTCGACAATCGCTTCCACCGTATCCACCATTCACTGGAAGAGAAGCATTTCGACCATAATTTCGGAGCGTTCACGACGATCTGGGACCGGCTGTTCCGGACCGCGTGGTTTCCGGCGAAGGACGAGTGGCCGGATACCGGACTGGCGGAAGTGGATCAGCCGCGCACGGTGGGCGAATGGCTGACCCTGCCCGGGCGCTACGACGCCGGATCCGTGGTCGACCCGTTGGCGGATGAGGTCCCCGCCTGA
- a CDS encoding formate--tetrahydrofolate ligase, protein MLSDIEISRAAALHPIPEIAARLDIPEPALHYYGRTKAKVDLSWIEAQPEREGKLILVTAINPTPAGEGKTTTSVGLADALTRIGKRTALCLREPSLGPCFGTKGGAAGGGYAQVVPMEDINLHFTGDFHAITSAHNLLAAMIDNHVHWGNALDIDVRRITWRRVLDMNDRALRDVAQSLGGPANGYPRESGFDITVASEVMAILCLATGLEDLEARLGRIVVAQTRGKQPVTARDLKADGAMAVLLKDAIMPNLVQTLEGTPALLHGGPFANIAHGCNSVIATRAGLKLADYVVTEAGFGADLGAEKFFDIKCRQAGLKPAAAVVVATVRALKMNGGVAKADLGAPDAEAVRRGGVNLARHLENVRQFGVPVVVAINHFTSDTEQEVAVIAEIAAAQGAKAIRCTHWADGGAGAEALAEEVVALTGGGAQFAPLYADDLPLFDKINTVATRIYRAEEAVADPSVKAQLKRWEEAGFGHLPVCMAKTQYSFSTDPAALGAPTGHVVPVREVRLAAGAGFVVAICGEIMTMPGLPRVPAAESIRIGADGAVEGLF, encoded by the coding sequence ATGCTTTCCGATATCGAGATTTCGCGCGCCGCCGCGCTTCATCCCATTCCCGAAATCGCCGCCCGGCTCGATATTCCCGAGCCGGCCTTGCACTATTACGGGCGCACCAAGGCCAAGGTCGATCTGAGCTGGATCGAGGCGCAGCCGGAGCGCGAGGGCAAGCTGATCCTCGTCACCGCGATCAACCCGACGCCTGCGGGAGAAGGCAAGACGACCACCTCCGTCGGCCTCGCCGATGCGCTGACCCGGATCGGCAAGCGCACCGCGCTCTGCCTGCGCGAACCGTCGCTCGGGCCATGCTTCGGCACCAAGGGCGGCGCGGCCGGTGGCGGCTATGCGCAGGTGGTGCCGATGGAGGACATCAATCTCCACTTCACCGGCGATTTCCACGCGATCACCAGCGCGCACAATCTGCTGGCGGCGATGATCGACAATCATGTCCATTGGGGCAATGCGCTGGACATCGACGTGCGGCGGATCACCTGGCGCCGCGTGCTCGACATGAACGACCGCGCGCTGCGCGACGTGGCACAGTCGCTCGGCGGCCCCGCCAACGGCTATCCGCGCGAAAGCGGGTTCGACATCACCGTCGCCAGCGAAGTCATGGCGATCCTGTGCCTTGCGACGGGTCTTGAAGATCTGGAGGCAAGGCTGGGCCGGATCGTGGTGGCGCAGACGCGCGGCAAGCAGCCGGTAACCGCGCGCGACCTGAAGGCCGATGGCGCGATGGCCGTGCTGCTGAAGGATGCGATCATGCCCAATCTGGTGCAGACGCTGGAGGGCACCCCTGCCCTGCTCCACGGCGGGCCGTTCGCGAACATCGCGCATGGCTGCAACTCGGTGATCGCGACGCGGGCGGGGCTGAAGCTGGCCGATTATGTCGTGACAGAAGCCGGGTTCGGCGCCGATCTGGGCGCGGAGAAATTCTTCGACATCAAATGCCGTCAGGCGGGGCTGAAACCTGCCGCCGCGGTGGTAGTCGCCACGGTGCGTGCGCTCAAGATGAATGGCGGGGTGGCCAAGGCCGATCTGGGCGCGCCCGATGCCGAAGCGGTGCGCCGGGGTGGCGTGAACCTCGCGCGGCATCTGGAGAATGTCCGCCAGTTCGGCGTGCCGGTGGTGGTGGCGATCAACCACTTCACCAGCGACACCGAGCAGGAAGTCGCGGTGATCGCCGAAATCGCGGCAGCACAGGGGGCCAAGGCGATCCGCTGCACCCATTGGGCAGACGGCGGCGCGGGCGCGGAAGCGCTGGCGGAGGAAGTCGTGGCGCTGACCGGCGGCGGGGCGCAGTTCGCGCCGCTTTATGCCGACGACCTGCCCCTGTTCGACAAGATCAACACCGTCGCGACCCGCATCTATCGCGCCGAGGAAGCCGTGGCCGATCCGAGCGTGAAGGCGCAGCTCAAGCGCTGGGAGGAAGCCGGATTCGGCCATCTGCCGGTGTGCATGGCGAAGACGCAGTACAGCTTCTCGACCGATCCCGCCGCGCTGGGCGCACCCACGGGCCATGTCGTGCCGGTGCGCGAGGTGCGGCTTGCGGCCGGCGCGGGGTTCGTCGTGGCGATCTGCGGCGAGATCATGACGATGCCCGGTCTGCCGCGCGTGCCCGCCGCGGAGTCGATCCGGATCGGCGCGGATGGGGCGGTCGAGGGGCTGTTCTGA
- a CDS encoding DNA recombination protein RmuC — protein MALLGGLALGWFLGGRGAVEARKERDHWLNEHKAAVADLGRKDIELATLRAETSGLEARFADLANRALTEAQESFLKRADDRFRQSEEAAGQNLKSLLQPVSERLQRYEEGVAKVEAERRDAFGDLKGQIEQMRIGQERVSTEAAKLVNSLRNAPKSRGRWGEQQLKNVLETCGLSEHTDFQTEVSIGVEDGGRLRPDAIVRVPGGRALVIDAKVSLNAYQDAFGAVDEAERQIGLAAHAASMKAHVNALGNKAYWSQFDDAPDYVIMFVPGEHFLSAALEYDHGLWDFAFEKRVLLATPTNLIAIARTVAAVWRQERLAEDARRIGELGKEMHERLAVAAEHMRVVGGGLSSAVNRYNQFVGSFERNVLSTGRKFRDLNIETTSKEIPELPPVESLARYGDEAGLISGPVDEAAE, from the coding sequence GTGGCCCTGTTGGGTGGCCTGGCGCTCGGCTGGTTCCTTGGTGGGCGCGGGGCCGTGGAGGCGCGGAAAGAACGCGACCACTGGTTGAATGAGCACAAGGCCGCCGTGGCGGATCTTGGGCGAAAGGACATCGAGCTTGCGACACTGAGGGCAGAGACCTCGGGCCTCGAGGCGCGTTTCGCCGACCTCGCCAATCGTGCGCTCACCGAGGCGCAGGAAAGCTTTCTCAAGCGTGCCGACGATCGCTTCAGGCAATCGGAGGAAGCTGCGGGCCAGAACCTGAAGTCGCTGCTCCAGCCGGTCAGCGAACGGCTTCAGCGCTATGAGGAAGGCGTCGCGAAGGTCGAGGCGGAACGCCGCGATGCGTTCGGCGATCTCAAGGGGCAGATCGAGCAGATGCGGATCGGGCAGGAGCGCGTTTCGACCGAAGCCGCCAAGCTGGTCAATTCGCTGCGAAACGCGCCCAAGTCCCGCGGGCGCTGGGGCGAGCAGCAGCTCAAGAACGTGCTCGAGACGTGCGGCCTTTCCGAACACACCGATTTCCAGACCGAAGTGAGCATCGGCGTCGAAGACGGCGGACGGCTGCGCCCCGATGCCATCGTCCGCGTGCCCGGCGGTCGCGCACTGGTGATCGACGCCAAGGTGTCGCTCAACGCGTATCAGGATGCGTTCGGGGCGGTGGACGAGGCGGAACGGCAGATCGGCCTAGCCGCCCATGCCGCGTCGATGAAGGCGCATGTCAACGCGCTCGGCAACAAGGCGTATTGGAGCCAGTTCGACGACGCGCCCGACTATGTGATCATGTTCGTCCCCGGCGAACATTTCCTCTCCGCCGCGCTCGAATATGATCATGGCCTGTGGGATTTCGCGTTCGAGAAGCGCGTGCTTCTGGCCACGCCGACCAATCTGATCGCCATCGCCCGCACCGTTGCGGCGGTGTGGCGTCAGGAGCGGCTGGCGGAAGATGCGCGCCGGATCGGCGAACTGGGCAAGGAGATGCACGAGCGTCTTGCCGTCGCGGCGGAACATATGCGCGTGGTTGGCGGCGGGTTGAGCAGCGCGGTCAATCGCTACAACCAGTTCGTCGGATCGTTCGAACGCAACGTGCTGAGCACCGGCCGCAAGTTCCGCGATCTCAATATCGAGACGACATCGAAGGAGATCCCCGAACTGCCTCCGGTCGAATCGCTGGCGCGCTATGGCGATGAAGCCGGGTTGATCTCCGGGCCGGTGGACGAAGCGGCCGAATAG
- a CDS encoding AAA family ATPase: MAKYRHTTLPPPYLKRVWLDLPPDIDRTAYPWCLPLFRTGEFELDFDKPVTIIAGENGVGKSTLLEAIAVLAGFDESGGGPGYRAVDNSRAVEAGGGSLASGLKASWLPKIGSGWFFRAESFFSVARYLDEAGSPSADFLSHSHGEGFVRFFEERCARPGIFLFDEPESALSPARQFEFLKLLRRMQAGGQSQAIVVTHSPILMALPEARLLGMGKYGIEPVELEDTAHFRIYRQFVADPHGLVGDMLAE, translated from the coding sequence GTGGCGAAATACCGGCACACCACGCTGCCGCCGCCCTATCTGAAGCGGGTCTGGCTCGATCTTCCGCCCGATATCGACCGGACGGCTTACCCCTGGTGCCTTCCGCTGTTTCGCACCGGCGAATTCGAGCTCGACTTCGACAAGCCGGTCACGATCATCGCGGGCGAGAATGGCGTCGGCAAATCGACATTGCTCGAAGCCATCGCGGTGCTGGCAGGGTTCGACGAATCCGGCGGGGGGCCGGGATATCGCGCGGTCGACAATTCGAGGGCTGTCGAGGCAGGCGGTGGCAGTCTGGCTTCGGGGCTCAAGGCAAGCTGGCTACCCAAGATCGGCAGCGGCTGGTTCTTTCGTGCGGAAAGCTTCTTCTCGGTCGCCCGCTATCTGGACGAAGCAGGCAGCCCGTCCGCCGACTTCCTCTCGCATTCGCATGGCGAGGGCTTCGTCCGCTTCTTCGAAGAGCGCTGTGCCCGGCCCGGCATCTTCCTGTTCGACGAACCCGAATCCGCACTCTCGCCCGCGCGCCAGTTCGAGTTCCTCAAGCTGCTCCGCCGGATGCAGGCCGGCGGTCAGTCGCAGGCGATCGTGGTGACGCACTCGCCGATCCTGATGGCGCTGCCCGAGGCGCGCCTGCTCGGCATGGGCAAATACGGGATCGAGCCGGTCGAGCTGGAGGATACCGCCCATTTTCGTATCTATCGCCAGTTCGTCGCCGACCCGCACGGGCTGGTCGGCGACATGCTGGCGGAATAG
- a CDS encoding META domain-containing protein — translation MKTMLAAAVALTALASPALAQRDAPYKAVGTEPFWGLTIDSRTMKFETPDRRPVIVATPRVINGFAGEIYKTRRIDVNIVHRACSDGMSDRTYRDTVTVTVDGRRYQGCGGGSAQAENPRSVIEGNWQVQSIGGVPVMRGSNVTLSFNGNRVSGNTGCNSLNGDFRMERGFLNAGPLATTRRACLGRYAITQERNLLDLLGQRLSVSRNRDGKLVLSGRAGKTLVLAPARAPGRR, via the coding sequence ATGAAGACGATGCTTGCCGCCGCTGTTGCCCTGACCGCCCTCGCCAGCCCCGCGCTGGCCCAGCGGGACGCACCGTACAAGGCGGTGGGCACCGAACCCTTTTGGGGCCTGACGATCGATTCGCGGACGATGAAGTTCGAGACCCCGGATCGCCGCCCGGTGATCGTCGCCACGCCCAGGGTGATCAACGGCTTTGCCGGCGAGATCTACAAGACCCGCCGGATCGACGTGAACATCGTTCACCGCGCGTGCAGCGACGGAATGAGCGACCGCACCTATCGCGACACGGTGACCGTCACCGTCGATGGCCGGCGCTATCAGGGCTGCGGCGGCGGTAGCGCACAGGCCGAGAACCCGCGCTCGGTGATCGAAGGCAACTGGCAGGTGCAGAGCATCGGCGGCGTGCCGGTGATGCGCGGCTCGAATGTGACCCTCAGCTTCAACGGCAATCGCGTGTCGGGCAACACCGGCTGCAACAGCCTGAACGGCGACTTCCGCATGGAGCGCGGCTTCCTGAACGCCGGCCCGCTGGCCACCACCCGCCGCGCCTGCCTGGGCCGCTATGCGATCACGCAGGAGCGCAACCTGCTCGACCTGCTCGGCCAGCGCCTGAGCGTGAGCCGCAACCGCGACGGCAAGCTGGTACTGAGCGGCCGCGCGGGCAAGACGCTGGTGCTGGCCCCGGCGCGGGCTCCGGGCCGCCGCTGA
- a CDS encoding RNA methyltransferase — MPREITAFSNPLIKRVRNLRDKKHRREEGLFLAEGLRILTEAREAGRLPQYLFYARDMANHPLVRELIAAVENKTGWAIETNADILSKLSGKDNPGAVVGVFAEFEARLEDLDRTSAPIWLVAERLRDPGNLGTILRTADAIGAGGLILVDDCVDPFSVEAVRASMGALFTVPVARAPWAEFATWLRAGPGQLVGLSLDTDIDYQAARYQAPTFLLTGNEAQGMPDFMAAACDLTVKIPMLGKADSLNAAVATAVMAYEVLNQRRRG, encoded by the coding sequence TCAAGCGGGTCCGCAACCTGCGCGACAAGAAGCATCGCCGCGAGGAAGGGCTGTTCCTCGCCGAAGGACTGCGCATCCTCACCGAAGCGCGCGAAGCCGGGCGGCTGCCGCAATATCTCTTCTATGCCCGCGACATGGCCAATCACCCGCTGGTCCGCGAGCTGATCGCGGCGGTCGAGAACAAAACCGGCTGGGCGATTGAGACCAATGCCGACATCCTCTCAAAGCTCTCGGGCAAGGATAATCCCGGCGCGGTGGTCGGCGTGTTCGCCGAGTTCGAAGCAAGACTGGAGGATCTCGACCGCACCAGCGCGCCGATCTGGCTGGTTGCCGAGCGGCTGCGCGATCCGGGCAATCTGGGCACCATCCTCCGTACCGCCGATGCGATCGGCGCGGGCGGACTGATCCTGGTCGACGATTGCGTCGATCCCTTCTCGGTCGAAGCCGTGCGCGCCAGCATGGGGGCGCTGTTCACCGTGCCGGTCGCCCGCGCGCCCTGGGCCGAGTTCGCGACCTGGCTCCGCGCAGGGCCGGGCCAACTGGTGGGCCTGAGCCTCGATACCGATATCGACTATCAGGCCGCGCGCTATCAGGCACCGACCTTTCTGCTGACCGGCAACGAAGCGCAGGGGATGCCCGATTTCATGGCCGCCGCGTGCGACCTGACGGTGAAGATCCCGATGCTGGGCAAGGCCGACAGCCTGAACGCTGCTGTCGCGACCGCGGTGATGGCGTATGAAGTGCTCAACCAGCGGCGACGCGGGTAA